The following proteins are co-located in the Macrobrachium rosenbergii isolate ZJJX-2024 chromosome 28, ASM4041242v1, whole genome shotgun sequence genome:
- the LOC136854131 gene encoding uncharacterized protein → MADNGCRQLTLFLLVCIMLTHEGTHAGSSVMGATRGQRLRRQLGYASNGFGGNTRYRSKNHISGGIKADRPSVAALYGDYDSPAPPIRFGTNPFGSQRYQTRPPQIYFHRSKYPAYWHRG, encoded by the exons ATGGCTGACAACGGATGCAGACAGCTGACACTCTTCCTCCTAGTGTGCATCATGCTGACGCACGAAGGAACACATGCAGGAAGCTCAG TAATGGGTGCCACCAGAGGGCAGCGACTCCGACGGCAGCTGGGTTATGCTTCTAACGGTTTTGGCGGCAATACCCGTTATCGATCAAAGAACCATATCTCAGGGGGCATCAAGGCCGATAGGCCTTCTGTG gctgCACTGTATGGAGACTATGACTCACCTGCCCCGCCCATACGGTTTGGAACGAATCCCTTCGGTAGCCAACGGTACCAAACGCGACCTCCACAAATCTACTTTCACCGCTCGAAGTATCCAGCGTACTGGCACAGGGGCTGA